In the Desulfuromonas sp. DDH964 genome, CGAAATCCTGGTACATTTCCCAGGTGCCGCGGCCAAAGGCCCTTAAGCCCTCGCCGAGCCGAACGTTGTATTCGGCCATCAGCTCCTGGTACTCGCTGACGGCGAAGACCGAGTAGATCGAGGTCGAAGAGAAGACCGGCAGGGAGTAGAGGTACTCGGTGCGCAGGTTCCACTTCTCGCTGCGGTGGTAGTTGGCCCCGGCCAGGAAGTAGGAGACGCTGTTGCTCAGATAGTCGAATTGCACCTCAGTGTAGAGGTTGAGCAGGTTGCGCCAGTCGTAGTCGGCATCGAAGCCGAACATCTCGTTGGCGAGTTCGCTGTCGCTCCAGCGCTGCAGGTAGGAGACGCCGAGGTGGAGGCCGTCGAAGAAACTCCCGGACAGCTTCAGCCCGCCGATCAGGTCCTTGGCACTGTAGCCGCTGTAGTAGGCGACATCACCACCGCCGAAGAGGCTGACCTTGAGGGGGCCGAGGTTGTTGTAGTCGAGGTAGAGGCCGTCCATCAGCGAGGCGCCGGCGGTGGTCGCGATGAACTGGCGGCCGAGCTTGACGTCGAGGTTCTTGACCAGCCCCTTCTTCTCCAGGTAGCCGTAGTAGAGGCGGCTGTCGGCGTCGACCTCGTCGTTGAGATCGACCCCGAGGCGGCCGTAGCCGCGGAAATTGAGCCCGGCGCCGTCGAGATCCTTGACGTTGAGCAGCAGGTACTCGTAGGTGGGAAGCGCGGCGTCACCCTGGGCGTCGTCGTACCATTCGAGTTCGGTGCTCGAGCGCCCCGACACCGAGACCGCCAGCGCCTGACCCGCCGCCCCCAGGGCCAGCAGAAACACCGCTGCGCAGATCGTCATTCGCTGCCAAATCCTCATGTTGCCTCCTTCGAATTTAAATGTCCTTGATCCCGAACCCTGCTCCGCTGGTGACGCGCGACCAACCTACGGAAATCAGTACAGGCAAGAGCTGCCTGGCCTCATTGCGCGAGCACGCACCTGAACAGTGCGGAATTCTACAGAAACTTTTTCCGGAGCGGGGTTAAGTTCTCAATAAGAAGGGTAAAGAAGTATTAAGGGGCCCCGGAATAGTGCAGTTCTCTCCCCCTGGCCCCGGACAAACGGGGGCGAGACAAGCCGACTTTACATTTCTTTACATTGGTGGCAGGGACTTTACGTTAATATGGCTGGAGACGAGGGATTAATGACCAAACAGGCGAATCGCATCCTGATTATTGACGACGATGTCGAACTCTGCGAGCTCCTGAAGGAATACCTGGGGCCGGAAGGGTTTGTCGTCGAATCGTCCCAGGACGGCGAATCCGGAGCCGAACGGGCCATCGGTGAAGAGTTCGAGCTGGTGGTACTCGATATTATGCTGCCGGGAATGAGCGGGCTCGATGTGCTGCGCCGGATCCGGCAAGTGTCCAAGATAGCGGTGGTTATGCTCACCGCCCGCGGCGATGAAATCGATCGCATCGTCGGGCTCGAACTGGGCGCGGACGACTACATGCCCAAACCGTTCAATCCGAGGGAGCTGGTGGCGCGCATCCGTGCCGTGCAGCGTCGCCTCCGGCCGGCCCCGGAGCCACACCAGGTCCGCCGGGGTCAGGGAGTGGGGTTGACGGTCGGCGACATCTTCCTCGATCAGCGCACCCTGACCGCAAAACAGAAGGGGGTTCCCCTCGAGTTGACTGCCGTAGAGTTCGCCCTGCTCGCCATCCTGCTGCGCAACGCCGGCGCGGTCGTCACCCGGGAAGATCTGGTGCAGTCGGTTTTGGGGCGGGAGCTCTCCCCCTATGATCGCAGCATCGATGTCCACATCAGCAACCTGCGCCGCAAGCTCGGTCCCTTGAGCGACGGTAGCGACCGGATCAAAACCCTGCGCGGAACGGGGTACCAGTACCTGGTGCCGGAACAGAAGGACATTCCGGAAGCATGAGGAACAGTGTTTTCAAGAAAATCTTCCTCTGGTTCTGGCTCGCCATGACCATGATTGGCGCGACAGTGGTCATTCTGGCCCTGACCACCGGCAGCGACGGCGAAGACCGCGCCATGCGCCAGCGCCGTTACCGGATCGAAAGCCAGCAATTGATCAAGGCGTACCGCGAAGGGGGGGGCGCCGCCTTCCAGAACCAGCGCCGCCTTCTCGAGGAGAAAACTGGCGCCCGCCTTTTCCTCCTCCACAACAATGGCGACGGTGTCATCGATGAGCGGCTCGATCCCGCCCTTATTCCCTTGGTAAAACTGGCGGCCGAGACCCATGTCAACCAGGTTCAGTCCGGGGACGAGGAAATCTGGATCGCCTATCCGGCGACAGAAGAGTATGTTTACCTGATCAACAGAACCCGCCCCAATCCTCTCGCCACCATCCTCGACCCGCGCGCCCTCGGGCTGCGTATGATCATCACCTTTATCGTCGCCGGTGTGGTCTGCTTCCTCCTCGCCCGTTCGCTGACCGCTCCCATCGGCAGGTTGCGGCGAGCGACCAGGGCCTTCGCCGACGGCGCCCTCTCCACCCGGGTCAATCCGCCTGCTGGTAACAATGACGAGATTGCCGGACTAGCGCGGGATTTCGACCAGATGGCGGCGCGCATCGAACACCTCATCAAGGCCGAGCACCGCCTGCTGCAGGATATCTCCCATGAACTGCGGTCGCCTCTGACCCGACTGGGCCTGGCCCTTGAGTTGACCCGGCAGCATGCGCCTCCCGAGGCGACCCCTTCCCTCGACCGGATCGAGCGGGAGGCCGGCCGGCTCAACGAGTTGATCGGCCAACTGCTGACCTTGACGATGTTGGAGAGCCAGGCCGGCACCACTGCGTGGGAAGCCACCGACTTGCAGAGTCTGCTTACTGAAATTGTTCTCGACGCCGATTTCGAAGCGCGCAGCAAAGGCTGCCGGGTCGATCTGGTGGCGGCAGTTGCGGTAACGGTCTCAGCATCCCGGGAACTGCTGCGGCAGGGAATCGAGAATGTCATACGCAACGCCATTCGCTATACCGCCAGAGACTCGACCGTGACTGTCGCCCTGACGACGACCTGCAGCGAAGGGGAAGCGAAAGAGGCGCTGATCGTCGTTCGCGATAACGGCCCGGGAATTTCCGAAGCGCTGCTGGAAAAGGTCTTTTTCCCCTTCTTCCGTACCGAGGAAGCGCGGGACCGCCAGAGCGGTGGCTACGGCCTCGGCCTAGCGATAACCCGGCGGGCAGTTCGCCTGCACCGCGGAAGTGTTACCGCCAGAAATGCC is a window encoding:
- a CDS encoding response regulator transcription factor; the encoded protein is MTKQANRILIIDDDVELCELLKEYLGPEGFVVESSQDGESGAERAIGEEFELVVLDIMLPGMSGLDVLRRIRQVSKIAVVMLTARGDEIDRIVGLELGADDYMPKPFNPRELVARIRAVQRRLRPAPEPHQVRRGQGVGLTVGDIFLDQRTLTAKQKGVPLELTAVEFALLAILLRNAGAVVTREDLVQSVLGRELSPYDRSIDVHISNLRRKLGPLSDGSDRIKTLRGTGYQYLVPEQKDIPEA
- a CDS encoding ATP-binding protein produces the protein MRNSVFKKIFLWFWLAMTMIGATVVILALTTGSDGEDRAMRQRRYRIESQQLIKAYREGGGAAFQNQRRLLEEKTGARLFLLHNNGDGVIDERLDPALIPLVKLAAETHVNQVQSGDEEIWIAYPATEEYVYLINRTRPNPLATILDPRALGLRMIITFIVAGVVCFLLARSLTAPIGRLRRATRAFADGALSTRVNPPAGNNDEIAGLARDFDQMAARIEHLIKAEHRLLQDISHELRSPLTRLGLALELTRQHAPPEATPSLDRIEREAGRLNELIGQLLTLTMLESQAGTTAWEATDLQSLLTEIVLDADFEARSKGCRVDLVAAVAVTVSASRELLRQGIENVIRNAIRYTARDSTVTVALTTTCSEGEAKEALIVVRDNGPGISEALLEKVFFPFFRTEEARDRQSGGYGLGLAITRRAVRLHRGSVTARNAKDGGLMVEIRLPLGATT